From the Paenibacillus sp. R14(2021) genome, the window TAATCATCCGGCGATTGGAAGAATTGCACGAACAAAGCCGGGATTAAAAGGACAAACGGAGTCCCGTCCACCACGATGGCTATTCTTCCTTCCAGCAGTCCCGCCGCGATCGTATCCGGACGTTCCGAATTGTAAATGGTAGGAAAAGGCGTTCTTACCTTGTCCTGAATTTCCTCCTCGATATAGCCGCTTTCAAGAATGCCATCAATATCGATGCGATCGAGTCTCGACCTCAGCTCTTCGAGTACCCCTTCGTCAGCAATTCCTTTGATATACATTACAGCTACGCTTGTATGGGTGACTTTGCCGATTTGTTTGGATTCAATCCATAGACTCGGGTCGCGAATGCGTCTGCGGATGAGCGCCGTATTGGTCCGGATGTTCTCGGCAAACCCTTCCATCGGTCCGCGCACGACCGCATGGGATTGCGGCTCGCCCACGCTTCGCTCCTTTAATCCGGCAACGTCAATCCATAGACCCTCCCCCTCATCTTCCAGAATCAGAACAGCGTGACCGGTGAGCAGCCGGTCGTATAATTCCTTATATGTGCAAAACGTGCCGCTATGGGCCGCAATTAAAATATACTGCTGCAAATATTCCAGTCGGTCATCGTCAGTTAGCGGATCCAATTCCCCGAACTCCTGTTTGAGCAGAAGCGACTTAAGGATCGAGTTATGAAGCAGTTGAGTGTCCACCAGTCCATCAATATAAATCGCAACGGCATGCCAGGCCTGCAAGCAGCGGAACTTTTTTACAATTAAATCATCGCTGTCGCCAAGCTCCCTCTGGATTTTGGCAAGTTTGTCGGCAATGGATCGATCCAGACAGTTGACCGTTTGTTCCCGTTCGTCCTTACCAGGCATGGCATGTCCTCCTTACTGACTTATGTTGGTATAGTATGAATCACCGAATAGGAATATATACCAGTTACGCGGCAAACTCATGTTCGATCCGTCCGTTAATGTGCTGCATACGCAAATGTAAACAATATAATATTAGGCACATCGGGTTAGGCACGACAAAAAACCTCGAACCATGTCGAGGTTTGGAGAGGCAGGAGCCACCCTGGAACAATTAGGTTGATTTATATTTTTGACTAGAAAGTCCGCTAGTTCCCGACTTTCGAAGCGCGTTGTAATCTCTCCCGCTTCTTGTCCCTACCGAATCACTTTTTCCAGAATAAGCTCAACATCGTTAAACATATGTTCAACCTCATCCGCTACTTTGCTGTCGGTTAAGCCAAACTCCATTGACGAGTTCACCATCAGACAGCCTTTGTGGCCTTCATTGCGGCAGAGGCAACGAGGCCCGAGCCGAACATGCCGTTGATTCAAGCCTCGCTTTTCTATTTAGAACGGGAAAATGAACTGAAAAGCCTTGTCGTCCAGGAGAGGAATGTCATTTTTCCTTTTCCAGCTGCACCCATGTCTCGAATGTTCGTTCACCTTCGTTCAGAACGATCACCCTCGCTCCGCGTTCCAGCTTGCCGTACGTGTTATGCCCTGTCACGCGGCCGTAGCACAGCTGGATGCCGTAGAGCTCGCCGACGTAATCATTATCGTGGTCATGACCGGCGAAGGTTCCCATGACATCCCCCATTTCCAGCATCGCCGTGAACAGTCCGCTGTTGAGCTTAGGGCAGCACACTTCCTCGCCTTTGTGGCCTGTTATCGTCCCATGCTTGGAAACTTGCTCGTATTCCGGAATGGGAATATGGAAAAAGGCGAGCGCTGGCAGCGGTCCGCCGTTCTTCCTGCTGGATTTGCTG encodes:
- a CDS encoding spore germination protein, with amino-acid sequence MPGKDEREQTVNCLDRSIADKLAKIQRELGDSDDLIVKKFRCLQAWHAVAIYIDGLVDTQLLHNSILKSLLLKQEFGELDPLTDDDRLEYLQQYILIAAHSGTFCTYKELYDRLLTGHAVLILEDEGEGLWIDVAGLKERSVGEPQSHAVVRGPMEGFAENIRTNTALIRRRIRDPSLWIESKQIGKVTHTSVAVMYIKGIADEGVLEELRSRLDRIDIDGILESGYIEEEIQDKVRTPFPTIYNSERPDTIAAGLLEGRIAIVVDGTPFVLLIPALFVQFFQSPDDYYQRADISTLIRLLRYLAFFIALLAPAMYIAISTFHLEMLPTNLIISIAAQREGVPFPAFIEALLMELTYEILREAGVRIPRTIGQAVSIVGTLVIGQAAVAAGVVSAAMVIVVSITAISSYVIPENGLSRAVRMLRFCIMFLAASFGLLGIWLGLMAVLLHLTTLRSFGVPYMSPFGPFVAADVKDSIFRLPWNRMKTRPVYNSTTDRLNNRNGTRQKVSVSRRRKS